Sequence from the Paenibacillus riograndensis SBR5 genome:
GCAATGTTAAGCGCGGCATAACGCAGCAGCTCCCGGTCGCGGAAGGTGTATTTTTTCTCCCCGTCTTCTTCCGGCAGCGGCAGTTTGATCTTGATTACGGAGAAAAAAGGCCCCTGCAGCTTCAGCTCATCCAGCTTCCGCAGCTTCTGCTCATCGCCCAGCACAGAGGCAGGCTCTTCAATGAGCGCGTTCAGCAGCCTGCTGTATTCGGGCAGCGGCTCCTCCAGGCGGAAGCTCTCGCCAATCCCGGCCATGAAGGTGGCCAGCTCCGGGGAGGGTTTGTCCATTTTGAGCAGCACATTCCGTACCGAATCGAGAAAATGCTCGCTGTTCAGCGGCTTGATCAGATAATCCTTCGCCCCCAGCCGGACGGCCATCTGGGCATATTGGAACGTCTCATGAGCGGAGATGATAATGGTCTGCACCCATGGTTTGGCCAGCTTGGCGTGCTGCATCAGCTCAATGCCGCTCATGGCCCCCATCTGGATATCCGTCACCAGCAGATCAACCTCCTCCATGCGGATAACATCCAAGGCTTCAAAGCCGCTGTTTGCGGTATAAATATGGCCGATCTCCAGTCCCGAGGAAGCCAGCAGGCTGCCCAGCCCTTTGCAAATCAGCGGCTCATCGTCTACAACCAGTACATTAAACATCTAAGAGGCCACCTTTCTATTGTTGATTCTCCGACTTGGGAAGTTTAACCGTGACGACTGTCCCTCCACCCTGGCGGGGTGCGTAGCTGATTCCATATTGGGAGCCAAAATGCAAGTGGACCCGCTGATTGATATTGCGGATGCCGTAGCCGCCGGCCGGACTCGTGCTCTCATCATTTAAGATCTGCTCAATGGCCCTGCAATCCACCGGCTTGTAGCCGTTATCCGCTATGGTAATCAGAATTGTGTCCTCCTGAAGAACCGAAGTGATCAGGATTTCCCCGTCCTCAGCCATATTTTTGACACCATGGATGATGGCATTTTCGATCAGGGGCTGGAGGGTGATCTTGGGAATGAGATTCGTTTTGGTCTCCGGGGCAATGTTCCAGATGACCGTGAATACGTAGTCATACCGGTGCTGCTGCAGCTTGATATAGGCACTGGCATGCTCCAGCTCCTCCTCCAGCGTAATCAGCTCCCGGCCCCGGCTTAAGCTGATCTTCATCAGCTTCGATAGTTCCTTGATCATTTCCGCGGATTCGACATTGCCTTCCAGCGAGCTTTTCCAATAAATGCTCTCCAGCGTGTTATAGAGCAGATGCGGATTGATCTGCTGATAAAGCAGCTGCAGCTGGGATTCCTTCTGCTTCAGCTCCATCTGGTATTTATACATGATAAGACTATTCAGCCTGCGGGCCATATCGTAAGTAGAAGCGATCAGTACACTGACTTCATCATTGGTCCCTCTCTGCGGGGTCTCGGGAACACGGTTGCCCGGCTCATATTTGCGCACAAAAAAAGCCAGCTTCTGCAGTGGAGTCATGAGCGAACGCCAGAAATAAGTAATAATAATCAGCCCGAAGAGCGCGTAAGCAACCGTTATGTATTGAATCACCCGCTTCATTTCCTTCTGCTGCTGGAGCAGCGCTTTGACCGGGACCTTGTAGACCAGCTTCTGGGCAAACGCATGGTTGTTGTTCACAACATAGATGAAGTCATCCGTGATAATGTCCTCGGTTCCTTCGGGATCACCGGTCTCAGCCCCCTCCGGCAGTTCAATAACCTCTCCAGTCGCATTGGTGGTCGAAGCCAGCACCTGGTTGTTCATATCGGTCAAATAGATCTCGCCTTCCGGCAGGGAAATGGATTTCAGCGACTCGCCGATTTTGGACTCCATCTTGGTGACCACCAGCACGCCGATGGTTCCTGCCCCCCTGTAAATGCTGTTGACCGCCCGGACGTAAGTCAGTGTCTTGAGATTCTCGGCCTGCGGGCTAAGCTTCTCTGCGAACATTAAATATCCCCTCCCCTTCTGCTGCACGACCTGGTCAAACCAGTAGGGCTTCTCACCTGTGGAGAAAAAATACACGCCCGCCTTCTTCACCTGCGGAAAATTGGGAGCAAAAAAATAATAATTGTCCGGGTCGTACACATACAGCGAGTAATAAATCCCGTCGCCCCGTCCGGCACCCTGCGAGTAGCTGCCCAGCAGTTTTTCTATGGTTTCATAACGTTCCACCCGCTCCATCACAGGCTCGCTGCCGCTGACATGCAGCTGCTGCAGAACCGGATTCTGAATCACGGTGGTGGTAATCTTGTTCACTGTATCAATGTCTCGATTGATAATCGCAAAGTTCTGCTTGTTCAACTCCACATAGGCATTGGTGACATGGCGCTTCAGAATTTCCTCCGCTTTGTAGTTGCCATAGCTGTTCAGGATCAGTATGGGCGAGATCATTATCAGAAACAGCAGAATCAGCTGCTGCTTGACGCTCAGTCTGACGATGGGCTTGATAAAAGCAGACAACATCTGGATACACCTCCAGTTTTAATAATATAGCAAACGGATAAGCGCTTACATAGGTTTATTTTAATGGAAATGATGTTCAATTATATGTATTTTTCAGTTAGCAGCGGATTGGAGAGGCAAGGGGGAGTCACTAGTTGCTATTTCAAGTCCGCTTTATATAGCACTGCTCAGCTACTTCTTCAACAGGCGCTACTTGGAAAAAAACTATTAAATTCCACTGACAAAAAAAGGAACTGTCATTAGACAGTTCCTTTGCATGATCATCTAGGAACGATGATGTTTCGAATATTCTTTAGAAAAGACTTTTACCTACTTCGTGTAGCCGTTCAACGCCAGCCAGGAAGCGCAGGCCTCAGTCCAGCTCCGGGTGTGCGGCTCCCCGTCGGCCAGGCCAAGCCCATGCTGGCCATGAGCATACACGTGAAGATCAAACGGAATGCGGTGACGGCTTAACGCAGCAGCAAATTGCAGGCTGTTCTCCACAGGCACCGCTCCGTCATCCGAAGTATGCCACAGGAAGGCAGGCGGGGTAGCTGCCGTAACCTGAAGCTCGCTGCTGAGACGCTTCACCAGCTCCGGATCGGGGTCTGTCCCCAGCTGATTCTCCTTGGAACCCTGATGGGTCACTCCTTCAGCCATGGATATTACCGGATAACATAGAATCAACAAATCCGGACGTGAGGACTTCCGTTCCAAAGGCTCTGAAGCTTCTTCATCACCCGCATCGAACAGAACACCGGCAGCAGAAGCTAAATGTCCGCCTGCCGAAAATCCCAGGATTCCCAGTCTGTCAGGATCTATCCCATACTCTTCAGCGCGGTAACGGATCGTGCGGAGCGCACGCTGAGCATCCCGCAGCGCATGGGGGTATCCATAAGGCGCTACGCGGTATCGCAGCACAAAAGCCGAGATTCCCAGTGTATTCAGCCATTCAGCCACCGGTCCTCCTTCGTGGTCTGCACGCATGCCATACCCGCCGCCCGGACAGACAAGCACAGCGGCGTTCTTGTCACCTTCCACCAGATAAGGCGTAATCGCCGGGCAATCCTCATCGCTTGTTCCCAGTGCGCCAGGCGCCCCTTCCGGCCATAACAACATTGTCTTCATGTTCATCCCTCAAGCTTTCTTCCATTGGATAGAATTATTTCATACAGGAAATCGCTTTCTTTCCCTGCAATAAGTCTACCAAGGTCCTACAATTCATGCAATCCGGTTATGACGACGTCGGCTGCCGCCAGCTTTTCCCGCTTGCCGATGCCAACCACCCGCATCCCTGCCGCTTTGGCGGCGGTAACCCCCGCTTCCGCATCCTCAAAAACCACACAATCCGTTGGCTGCAGCCCGAGTCTGCGGCAGGCGGTCTGAAAGACCTCGGGGTCCGGTTTGGCGCGGGATACGGTGTTGCCGTCAACAACCGCATCGAACAGCCCGGTTATCTTCAGCTTATCCAGGATGAATACGGCGTTTTTGCTGGCAGAGCCCAGAGCAATGCCTATCCCCCGCTCCTTAAGCCTGCCGAGATATTCGCGGACACCCGGCAGCAGCTCCGAATCATCCAAGCGCGAGATATAGTCTACATATCGCCGATTCTTACGTTCGGCCATTGCCGCCTTCTCCGCTTCATCGAATTCCAGGCCGCCGATCTCCAGCAGAATATCAAGTGATCGCATACGGCTGACCCCTTTCAGCCTTTCGTTATGCGCCTCCGTGAATTCGAACCCAAGGTCTGCGGCAAGCGAGCGCCAGGCCAGATAATGATATTTGGCCGTGTCTACAATCACACCGTCCAAATCAAAGATTGCACCCTTCATATGCTCCAGCATGTATATTCTGTCCTCTCCATTTAGATAAACTTTCTGGCTTTTATCAATTTTCTGCCGCTGCCGACTCCGCCATGCGCAGCCGCAGCTCTGCACCCGGTCCGCACAGCTCAGCCGGGCCGCCGAATCCGGCAAAAGCCAAAGCCTCACGGTTGCCCGCTGCCGCTGTAATCACGATTTCATCACGAGTGACACGCAGCCTGTACTGACCTCCGCGCAGCGTAATCGGCAGTTCGACCGACTGCCAATGCTTGGGCAGCGCCGGCTTCAGGCAGACGGCAGCTCCGTCGAACTGCACCCCCGCGAAGCCAAGCACCGCGGCCATCCACGCCCCGCCATTCGCTGCCGGATGCGTGCCTCCGATATAGAGATCCCCCACATATTGCTTCGATTCACCGGTAAGATCAACTGTAGCCGTCCGCATAAAATATGGATAACCCCAATCCGGCGAGCCGATCTCAGCCGCCACCAGCGCGTAGATGCATGGGCTAAGGCTGGAGCCATGCTCGGTGCGCGGTTCATAGAACTCCCAGTTCGCCTGCTTCACTTCCTTAGTAAAAGCTGATTTGAACAGGTTCAGCATCAGCACAACATCCGCCTGCTTCAGGATTCTGGTGGTGGTGGCGAGCCCGTTGCCGCCGCCCCAATATTCGTTTTTGTTAATCACCCGTGACCTCAGCTCCGGCAAAGTGACCTCTTCGAGCTGGAAATAACGGTCAAATTGTTCAATCAGGAGCGTATCCGGGTCCGGCCGGGGAAGATACAGCCCCTCCAGCAGCGTCTGGAATTCTGTCAGGAACGGGCCACCTGTAAATTCCCTATGCAATTCGCGGTAAGCTTCCGGGTACCTGCTCTCCAGCAATTCTGCACTGCGCAGGGCAATTTCCAGGGTTTCTTTCACCAAGGCATTGGTAAAAGCGTTATTGTTCACGCGCTCGTGATATTCATCCGGACCGGTAACATCCAGAATCTCATAGCGCTCTTTTACCGGATTATAATAGGCATAGGAATAGAAGAACCGCGCACATTCCCAAATAACCTCGGCCCCGCCGTCCAGCAGCAGGCTGTCGTCACCTGTAAACTGAATGTACTGCCAAATTCCATGCACCACATCCGCACTGATATGGACCTGCTTATCACGGAAATACGTCCGCATAGGGCGGCCCGTAAAGACATCATTCACATTGAAAAGAGTGCAGGCATCATCGCCCGAATCCTGACTCTCCCAGGCATAGAACGCCCCAAGATATCCGTATTCAGCCGCTTTGCGCCGCGCGCCATCCAGCGTGTGAATCCGGTACATCATCAGATTGCGGGCAACTCCGGGATCGCTGTGCAGAAAAAAAGGCAGCATGAACATTTCTGTATCCCAGAATACCGCGCCTTTGTAGACCTGGCCGGATAAGCCCCGTGCCGGGATGGATACCTTCTCCGACGCCGTAGGCGCGATAATCATCAGCTGATACATGCTGTATCTGAGCGCTAACTGTGCGGCAGCGTCACCTTCAATGAGGCAATCGCAGCGGGACCAGCGTTCCTCCCACACTCTGCGGTGAGCCTGCAGCAGTTCCCGGTATCCTTTCTCTGCCGCTGCCTGAACCGCTTGCTCTGCCAATTCCTCTGGAGCACCTTCCATGTCCAGACCGGTATATACAGCTGCATATTTGAACCATTCATAGATCTCTCCAGCCTTGGCATCAAAAGTAACCTTCCGCAGGGCTCCCGCCTTGGAGAGCTTCAGCCCGCCAAATCCGAACACTGACAGTTCAGCTACAGCAACCGGGAGCTGCAGCTCCCCCGTGACCGCAGAAGTCAGCAGCACCCCATTCTTGAATATTTCCTGCTTATCCTGCAGATGGGGGCCGTTAATATCCCACACTTCACTGTCGATGCCCGTCTCAATCGTGATCCGGCAGTCCGCTGTACACTTCACAGTCTGCCTGCTGGCCAGCACATGCAGCTCAGCCATACTGGCAAAACGTTCAGCCGTGTAGATCAGCTCGCCGCCCTCCGGGATGCGGTAAACCGTCTCTCTCCGGTGAACCGCACTGCGAATATCAAGCTCCTGCTTGTGATCCAGTGGTTCAGTCTCCAGAACACTGAGGCGCTGCCCGTTGCAGACCAATGCCGTGTACAACCCGTTAGGAGCATTAACCGGCTCCCGCCACCGCTCTCCGGCCTGATCGTACACCCCCGCGAGCGTCACCGCAGCCAGTTGATTCCTGCCGAACTCCTCCAGGGTGCCGCGATAGCCCATATAGCCATTTCCCGTCATGTATTTGTTGCCGTTGGTTATGATCCGGGCCTTGTCAAAACTTGAATCGCGAACGGTCCAGCTCATCATGCCAGCATCCCTTCGCCCAGCGGAAGCACTGTGCCTGCGGCATCCACCATAATCTGCTGTCCATATACCAGAATGCTGGCTGTTCCGCCTCGTAGAGCTTTGAACCTTACACGCTCACTGTCCACTGTAATGCCCAGCAGCACCCCTTCATACATCACCTGGAAGCTGTAAGAGGTCCAGCGCTGCGGCAGCGTCGGACGGAAGGAGAGACGTTCGCCGTCTGAACGCATGCCTCCGAAGCCGTACACAATATTCATCCAGGCCGCAGCAATCGATGTGGTATGCAGGCCTTCGCGGGTGTTCCGGTTGTAATTGTCCAGATCAAGCCGGGTCGCGAACTCGAAAAATTGATAAGCCTCCTCTTCTTTGCCGATCTCACAGGCCAGAATAGAGTGGATCGACGGTGAAAGCGAGGATTCATGAATGCATCTCGGCTCGTAATATTCGTAATTGGCCCGTTTGGCTTCCCTGGAGAATTCTCCATTATATAAGAACATAAACATCAGCACATCGGGCTGCTTGATCATGTCATAGCGGTACAGCCGGTCGTAGGACCAGTTGGAATACAGCGGGAAATCCGTCACAGGTATGGAATGAATATCGATGTGCGGCAGCTCAAAATAACCGTCATGCTCCTCGTACACCCCGCTGTCCGGGTCAAGCGGTATCCGCATATGCTCCGCCTTGCTGCTCCAATCGGTTAATTCTTCTGCCCGGAGCCCTGTCTTCCTGATAAGTTCAGCGTAGGCATCCGGCACCTGTACCTCCATCCCGGCAAGCGTCTCCAGCGTAAACTCGAACATCTTCTTCGCCATAAAATTAATGTAGCAGTTATTATTCACCATCAGCTGGAATTCGTCAGGACCCATCACGCCAAAATAACCATATTCCCCGCTGCGCTGCCCCCACTGTCCGCGGGTGGCGTAGAAACGGCTGATCTGAATCAGCATCTCAGCACCTTTGCTGTACAGGAAATCCCTGTCGCCTGTGTTCTTCACATAGTGCCAGATGCCGTAGGAGACCGCCGTGCCGACATGAAGCTGGAGGTTGGAGTGCTGCCACAGGTCGCAGCTTTCGGTTCCGTCTATCGTGGCAATCGGGTAGCAAGCCCCCTCGCAGTCCACCTCCTTCGCGCGGTCCACCGCCTCCGGCAGCGTTTTGTAGCGGAATTCCAGCAGGTTTTTAGCCGCTTTGGGGTTGTTGAACATATAGAACGGCAGACAATATGATTCCGTGTCCCAGAAAGCCAGCCCCCGGTAGGCTTCACCTGTCAGCCCTTTGGCTCCGATATTATAGCCGGGATGATCGCCATGATATGTCTGATAGAGCTGAAAAATACAGAAACGGATGCCCTGCTGATTCTCGGGATCACCTTCAATACGGATGTCGCTCGTCTCCCATATTCCGCTCCAATAGGCGGATTGATCCGCGAACACCTCAGCATCATTGCGTTTGGAGGCAGCTGCCGCCAGCTCCAGCCCTTTAGTCCAGAGCGCATCCTCATGAAGGGGAGCCTCATGATCCCGGCAATGGACAGCAAGCTTTGTATAAGAATCTTTTGTGCCTTGGGTTAATTGCAGCCTAAAGGCCTGCCCGATAAAACGGTCGCGTTCTACCTTTGCGGGCTGCAGCTCCTGGGAGGATTGCAGAACAAAACCGGAAAACAGCTTATTGCCTGTGTTCAAGGTGCTCGCCATAATGGCGGTAACACCGCCTTGTACGCCGCTGCGCAGACTTCTCCACATGCTCTGTCCGCGTTCCTCATGGATGCTGCCAAAATCAAGTCCGGTGCATACCTCCACAGCTCCTGAGAAATTCAGCGGCTCGAACACAACCTGCTGCAGGCCCAGATGGGAATCCGTCATGCTGACCAGCCGTGTAAACGTGAGCTTCAGCTTCTTGCCGCTCCCCAGCAGCCAAATGAATTGGCGGCTATAGGTGCCTGTGCGGAAATCCAGCCTGCGGCTGTAATCCGATATCCGGCTGTGGGCCAGATCCAGCTGCTCCCCCTCTACCGTAAGGCGCGTATGCAGCCAGTCCACCGCATTTACCATGTAGCGCAGCGAACGGATCATTCCCTTGTAATGATTGCCGATCTCCAACTGCTCATGAAGGCCATTGAAGTAGCTGCCCGGCAGGGAATCACCGCTGTAGCCCTCCTCGGCATAGCCGCGCACTCCCATATACTCGTTGCCTACCGAAAAAATCGACTCCGAGGTCCGGTTCCGCAATGGATCGAAGCCTTCCTCGATAACCGCCCAGGGATCAACCTTCAGATATTTGTCTGCTACTTTTGCCATGAATGAACGCTCCTTCTCCCGAGTTGTGTCCTCCGGCTTCATGAATTAGAAACCGTAGGACGCTCACTTCCAGCGTAGCTCTCAGAAGAAAGAAGGCCAATGTCAGCCGATAACAGAGTTATGTGCATTTTTACGGAGTTGAAAGAAATCAACAGATTGCGTTATGCTAGAAAAGACTTTGTCCCCGATTAAGGCCAAAATCATATTAAATCTCACACCTTTGAAGTGAAAATTATCACAATGTTAAAAATTCGACACTTTTTCGGGAAAATATTCACCCATAAAGAGGAATTTCAATGTATAATTAATTTAAAATTTACTGAAAAACTGAGGGAATAAAGGGGATGTCGATTATGATAAAGGAACATTATAATGTTATCGAAGCCCACGGAAATACAAACTGTTTCTCCGAACAGAACTTTAACCGGCTTCTGGTCACAATGAAAGAGCGTATGGTGCCGGAGGGCTCTCACCTGTTTTGGGAGGGCGACTACTCGGATAAATTGTTTTATATCAAACGTGGACGTGTGAAATTAACCAAATCTACCGACGAAGGCAAGGAACTCATTCTGTATATGTATCAGGCAGGCGACATGGTAGGTCAGGCAGACCCGTTCTTCAGCACCAAGCACAGCTTTACCGCCGAAGTGATTGAGGAAAGTGAAGTTGGCGTTATCGAGCAGAAGGATCTGGAGATTCTGATCTGCCAGCATTGTGATTTTGCGATAGACTTTATGAAATGGATGGGTATCCATCACCGTCTCACCCAGACCAAATTCCGTGATCTGATGATGTACGGCAAGCCAGGCGCACTCTGCTCCACGCTGATCCGGCTGGGCAATACCTATGGGGAGAAGTCCGGGGACAGCATTCTGATCAACAAAAAAATTACGCATACGGATCTCTCCAACATGATCGGTGCTACCCGTGAGAGCGTCAACCGGATGCTGAGCGATCTGCGTAAAAAAGATGCTGTGGAATATGAGAACGGCATGATCGTCATCAAGGATCTTTCGATGCTTCAGGACATCTGCCACTGTGAATTATGTCCGAACGAAATTTGCCGCATTTAATTTCCTAATACTAATACCCTCTATTCTCCTCAATGAATCATATATGACCCGGAATTATTGCATAAACTAATAGAGTGGTCAAAGGCGCCTTGTCCGGCGTCTTTTTTTATGTAATTACCACGGAGCTGCCCCTGTCCTTCATTCAGTGACTGGACAAGTTTTCAACAGCGCTCATACCAAAAAAGCCCTGCGGTCATTCGACCACAGGGCTCTGCTAAAGTGCTAGCTTACTTGTTTTTTGGTCCCGCTGACAACGCCTGGCCGTGCGGCCCGCACCGGGGAAATCAGCCAATAGGCCATGCCGACAAATACGCCGCCGCCAACAATATTGCCTAAGGTCACAGGAATCATATTATGAAACCATCCGGCCAGGCTGACCGTTTCCGGGTGGTTAGGCAGCAGCACCGCTACGCTCAGCAGCGTCATATTGGCCACACTGTGCTCATAGCCGCTCGCGATGAAGGCGAACAGACACCACCAGATCAGCACCAGCTTAGCGGTTTCACTTTTGGCGCGCGAGGCCATCCATAGTGCCAGGCAGACCAGCCAGTTACAGAGAATACCGCGGAAGAACAGCTCAGAGAAGGGCAGACTCATTTTTTTGGCGGCTGCGGTGAAGATCAGATGTTCTGCCGGAGCAGCGCTGAACAATCCTGTGCCCCGGATCAGCAGAGCCAGAACCACAGCACCGGCTACATTCCCGATAAAGACGATGATCCAGTTCTTCACTGTATCCCACACGCTGGTCCGGCCGGCAAGGGTGCTTACGGTGAAAAACATATTGTTCCCGGTGAACAGCTCCGAGCCGGCGAAGACCACCAGCGTCAGGGCAATCCCGAAGGACGTCCCCATAATCAGCGGCTGAAAAGGCGATTTGACCGCCGCCAGCGGTGCTCCCAGCGAAAAAATCAGAATAATACCAATACCTACATATGCTCCGGCCAACAATGCGGCAAGAAAATATTTCGGCAGACTTTCATTCATTTTGTCACGTTTGGCTGCTGCCGTCTCTACGATATTTTCCACACTTTGCGTAAACACCCGTCCACCCCGCCATTCCTCATTAAAATAGTTGATGCCAGCCTACAAGCAGACCTTTACACGATCTCCGTCCAGCTCTACCGGGTATACCTTCACCTTGCCGTGATCCGGGGCCTGCACTTCGCCGCTGCGCAGATCGATCTTCCAGTCATACAGCGGATCATACAGATAGCTGCCGGAGACGATACCCTCAGCCAGCGGACCGCCTTTTGGATGCGGACTGCGGTTCTCTATGGCATGAATCTCTCCGTCAGAGGTGCGGAATATTGCCAGCTCCACCCCGCCTGCAACGACAACCCGCCCAATCTGCAGCAGGAAGTCCTGCGTCTTGCCTACAGCATATTCTTGTGTCGCAGTTTTCATCGTGCTCTCTCCTCCTCAAGTCGGTATAGGTCAGACTCTGGTCTGTTCAAACAATGCGGTACGCGTCTCTTGGTCATCCAGCATTTTTTTCCACGGATCTGAAACCTGTGCCAGGGCAAAATCAATCCGGGCCGCCAGCTCCTTGCGGTTGTCTTCGTTGTCCAGAATCACCCGCTGGATCTGCTCAAGCCCGATGCGTTCCACCCACTCGGAGGTCCGCTCCAGATAATTGCCGGTCTCCCGGTAATACTGCATGACTGCGGAGCAGACCTCAATCAGCTCTTCATCGGTTTTCACTTTGCAGAAGGAGTCAGCGATCCGCGGCTTGATTCCGCCGTTACCGCCAATAAAAATCTCCCAGCCGCCATCGTTGCCGACGATGCCGATATCCTTGGTGCAGGATTCCGCACAGTTGCGCGGGCAGCCGTTAACCGCCATCTTGAACTTGGCCGGAAAATCAAGACGCTCGTATTTGCGCTCAAGCAATGCCCCCATACCCATAGAATCCTGAGTGCCGAACCGGCAGAACTGGGAACCTACACAGGTTTTTACGGTACGGAGCGATTTCGCATAGGCATAACCCGATGGCATATCAAGCTCTTCCCATACTTTAGGCACATCCTCTTTTTTGACCCCAATCAGGTCCAGGCGCTGTCCGCCGGTTACCTTCACCACTTTTACATCATATTTCAAGGAGACATCGGCAATCCGCTTCAAATCCTCCGGTGTGGTAACCCCGCCGTACATGCGCGGCACAACCGTAAAGGTGCCATCCTTCTGAATATTCGCACTCATCCGTTCATTGACAAAGCGCGATTCCTTCTCATCCTCATGCGTATCCGGGTAAAGCATACCCAGATAATAGTTCACAGCCGGACGGCATTTCGAGCAGCCCTCAGCTTGCTTCCAGCCCAGCACATTCATGACTTCTTTGGTCGTTTTCAGGCCTTTCGCGGTGATTTCGGCCACAATTTCATCCCGGCTCAAGGTGGTGCAGCCGCAGATTCCCTGCTTGGCGCCCTGCTGGAAGCTGTCCCCAAGGACAAACTGCAGGATCTGCTCAACGACCGGCTTGCAGCCGCCGCAGGAACGGGTAGCTCCGGTGCAGGCCTTGATCTCATCCACAGTCGTGAAGCCATTCTCCGTAACGGCATCTACAATGGCCTTTTTGGTCACGCCGTTGCAGCCGCAGACAATCTCTTCATCCGCCATCGTCTCTACCGACAAGCCCTTCTTGGCTCCGCCTCCGCCGCAGCAGCCGGTGCCCATAACCTCGCTGTAAATCTCGTCGGTCATCTCTGCACCCTGCTTCACCAGCTTTTGCAGATTTGCCGATTCCGTAACATCACCGAACAGCACTGCACCGACGATAATGTTATTTTTGAGCAAAATCTTCTTGTAGGTCCGCTTCCATTCATCCTTGGCCGAAATGACCGTATGCTCAGCGGTTTCCGTGAATTCACCGGCAGAGAAAACATCCACTCCGGAGATTTTCAGCTTGGTGGCTACAACCGATCCTTCATAAGGCTGAGTCGGTACGCCGCAGAGGTGCTTCGCAAGCACACTTCCCTGCTCGAACAGCGGTGCTACCAGACCGTAGCAGGTTCCTCTGTGTTCTGTACATTCGCCGACGGAATATACACCCGGGATCGAGGTTTGCAGATAATCATCAACGACAATCCCGCGGTTAACCGTAATGCCGCTCTCTCTGGCCAGCTGCGTATTCGGCTTAATCCCAACAGCCATAACGACAAAATCCGCTGCCAGCTCCGTTCCGTCACTGAAACGCAGTCCGTTGACACGTTCGTCCCCGGTCAGTTCAACCGTCTGTTTGCCCATGGCAAATTTCACGCCCTGGCGCGCAAGCTCCGCCTGAAGCATAGCTGAAGCATTGTGATCCAGCTGCCGTTCCATCAGATCCTCCAGCAGATGTACGACTGTAACATCCATGCCGAGGTTCACAAGCCCTTTGGCTGCTTCCAGTCCGAGCAGTCCGCCGCCGATCACTGCCGCCGTGCGGTACG
This genomic interval carries:
- a CDS encoding glycoside hydrolase family 65 protein, whose amino-acid sequence is MAKVADKYLKVDPWAVIEEGFDPLRNRTSESIFSVGNEYMGVRGYAEEGYSGDSLPGSYFNGLHEQLEIGNHYKGMIRSLRYMVNAVDWLHTRLTVEGEQLDLAHSRISDYSRRLDFRTGTYSRQFIWLLGSGKKLKLTFTRLVSMTDSHLGLQQVVFEPLNFSGAVEVCTGLDFGSIHEERGQSMWRSLRSGVQGGVTAIMASTLNTGNKLFSGFVLQSSQELQPAKVERDRFIGQAFRLQLTQGTKDSYTKLAVHCRDHEAPLHEDALWTKGLELAAAASKRNDAEVFADQSAYWSGIWETSDIRIEGDPENQQGIRFCIFQLYQTYHGDHPGYNIGAKGLTGEAYRGLAFWDTESYCLPFYMFNNPKAAKNLLEFRYKTLPEAVDRAKEVDCEGACYPIATIDGTESCDLWQHSNLQLHVGTAVSYGIWHYVKNTGDRDFLYSKGAEMLIQISRFYATRGQWGQRSGEYGYFGVMGPDEFQLMVNNNCYINFMAKKMFEFTLETLAGMEVQVPDAYAELIRKTGLRAEELTDWSSKAEHMRIPLDPDSGVYEEHDGYFELPHIDIHSIPVTDFPLYSNWSYDRLYRYDMIKQPDVLMFMFLYNGEFSREAKRANYEYYEPRCIHESSLSPSIHSILACEIGKEEEAYQFFEFATRLDLDNYNRNTREGLHTTSIAAAWMNIVYGFGGMRSDGERLSFRPTLPQRWTSYSFQVMYEGVLLGITVDSERVRFKALRGGTASILVYGQQIMVDAAGTVLPLGEGMLA
- a CDS encoding Crp/Fnr family transcriptional regulator, giving the protein MIKEHYNVIEAHGNTNCFSEQNFNRLLVTMKERMVPEGSHLFWEGDYSDKLFYIKRGRVKLTKSTDEGKELILYMYQAGDMVGQADPFFSTKHSFTAEVIEESEVGVIEQKDLEILICQHCDFAIDFMKWMGIHHRLTQTKFRDLMMYGKPGALCSTLIRLGNTYGEKSGDSILINKKITHTDLSNMIGATRESVNRMLSDLRKKDAVEYENGMIVIKDLSMLQDICHCELCPNEICRI
- a CDS encoding formate/nitrite transporter family protein → MFTQSVENIVETAAAKRDKMNESLPKYFLAALLAGAYVGIGIILIFSLGAPLAAVKSPFQPLIMGTSFGIALTLVVFAGSELFTGNNMFFTVSTLAGRTSVWDTVKNWIIVFIGNVAGAVVLALLIRGTGLFSAAPAEHLIFTAAAKKMSLPFSELFFRGILCNWLVCLALWMASRAKSETAKLVLIWWCLFAFIASGYEHSVANMTLLSVAVLLPNHPETVSLAGWFHNMIPVTLGNIVGGGVFVGMAYWLISPVRAARPGVVSGTKKQVS
- the nirD gene encoding nitrite reductase small subunit NirD, which produces MKTATQEYAVGKTQDFLLQIGRVVVAGGVELAIFRTSDGEIHAIENRSPHPKGGPLAEGIVSGSYLYDPLYDWKIDLRSGEVQAPDHGKVKVYPVELDGDRVKVCL
- the nirB gene encoding nitrite reductase large subunit NirB produces the protein MTVEREKLVLIGNGMAGVGTVEQILKLGGAYDITVFGSEPHPNYNRIMLSYVLEGSKTIEEIVLNDRQWYADHNITLHTGTTVVRIDEAARQIITDNGMSVPFDKAIIATGSNSFILPVPGSDKEGVVGFRDIADCDAMIAAAKTYRTAAVIGGGLLGLEAAKGLVNLGMDVTVVHLLEDLMERQLDHNASAMLQAELARQGVKFAMGKQTVELTGDERVNGLRFSDGTELAADFVVMAVGIKPNTQLARESGITVNRGIVVDDYLQTSIPGVYSVGECTEHRGTCYGLVAPLFEQGSVLAKHLCGVPTQPYEGSVVATKLKISGVDVFSAGEFTETAEHTVISAKDEWKRTYKKILLKNNIIVGAVLFGDVTESANLQKLVKQGAEMTDEIYSEVMGTGCCGGGGAKKGLSVETMADEEIVCGCNGVTKKAIVDAVTENGFTTVDEIKACTGATRSCGGCKPVVEQILQFVLGDSFQQGAKQGICGCTTLSRDEIVAEITAKGLKTTKEVMNVLGWKQAEGCSKCRPAVNYYLGMLYPDTHEDEKESRFVNERMSANIQKDGTFTVVPRMYGGVTTPEDLKRIADVSLKYDVKVVKVTGGQRLDLIGVKKEDVPKVWEELDMPSGYAYAKSLRTVKTCVGSQFCRFGTQDSMGMGALLERKYERLDFPAKFKMAVNGCPRNCAESCTKDIGIVGNDGGWEIFIGGNGGIKPRIADSFCKVKTDEELIEVCSAVMQYYRETGNYLERTSEWVERIGLEQIQRVILDNEDNRKELAARIDFALAQVSDPWKKMLDDQETRTALFEQTRV